The following DNA comes from Halobacteriovorax sp. HLS.
CTCGTTCCCAGAGCAATTAAAAGAGGATTGGCAATCTTTTTAAATAATTGAAGAGGAGATATTCCTGCGAATATTCTTGCAAGAGTCGGTAGGACTATCGCTCCATGAATAAGTGTTGCACCAAGAACAACAAGTGCAAACGAAAGTAGTTGAGAAAAGATATCTCCGGAGACTTTTAATTTGAAATCGAAGACGATGGCAAAGATTCCTACGGGACTAAACAGTATAAACCAACCGAGAATCTTTGCTAAGATTCGATTGATATCCTCAATGAGTAGAAAAAGAGGGCTGTCTCCACTCAAAGACGTAATCATGGCCAGGCCGATGAGCATTGCTGCCATTACAATCCCTAATATATTATTACTGGCCAATGAGGCAATCGGGTTCACGAACGAAGTTTTCAAAATCTTGTGAACCACAGTGATAACTGAGTTATCTTTAGCATCAATGATTTTGTTAGGCTTTTTATAACTGAGATCTGTAGAGATTGTAGAATCTTTCGTGACATTTATTTTTACGCCTGAGTTTTTCCAAGGATGAACAAAGAACACAGCGGCCAGGCCAATCAGTATCGCTATAAAAGTTGTTGAAAGATAGTAGCTAATTGCAACAGAGCCGAGGCTTTTAAGTTTGGTTGCCTCTTTGATACTGGCCAATCCACCAATTAGAGAAAAGAAGATCAGTGGCGCAACTAACATCTTAAGTGATTGTATGAAAATATCTTTTACCAGAAGTATCAGTTTGTA
Coding sequences within:
- a CDS encoding dicarboxylate/amino acid:cation symporter, producing the protein MKKLKLNLAVWVAIFGVFGYISATVFGDSNWTTSEEIPEFYKLILLVKDIFIQSLKMLVAPLIFFSLIGGLASIKEATKLKSLGSVAISYYLSTTFIAILIGLAAVFFVHPWKNSGVKINVTKDSTISTDLSYKKPNKIIDAKDNSVITVVHKILKTSFVNPIASLASNNILGIVMAAMLIGLAMITSLSGDSPLFLLIEDINRILAKILGWFILFSPVGIFAIVFDFKLKVSGDIFSQLLSFALVVLGATLIHGAIVLPTLARIFAGISPLQLFKKIANPLLIALGTSSSSATLPVTMRTCEEELGVSKAVSGFVFPLGATMNMDGTALFEGIAAVFLAHLYGIELTNFTIFSIFFMSMISSVGAPGMPSGSMSGMQMVLLAAGIPLEAIGILLVIEKPLDTFRTAVNVEGDIIGALIVQKTMERRNITL